In one window of Streptomyces sp. NBC_00193 DNA:
- a CDS encoding response regulator transcription factor yields the protein MSGDGVSGSSSGGGGAEPVPARILVVDDDPTVSEVVTGYLRRAGYAVESVADGPAALTRAAAFRPDLVVLDLMLPGLDGLEVCRRLRAAGPVPVIMLTARGDEDDRIAGLERGADDYVTKPFSPRELVLRVSSVLRRAAAAGAATAPGPGGGGARLTAAGITLDPSTHRAAKDGRELALTVREFDLLAHFLRHPGQAHGREELMREVWGWDFGDLSTVTVHVRRLRAKVEEDPGRPKLIQTVWGVGYRFEPGGVTAA from the coding sequence ATGAGCGGTGACGGCGTGAGCGGCAGCAGCAGTGGCGGTGGCGGTGCGGAGCCGGTGCCCGCGCGGATCCTGGTCGTCGACGACGACCCGACGGTGTCGGAGGTCGTCACCGGCTACCTGAGGCGCGCCGGATACGCGGTGGAGAGCGTCGCGGACGGCCCGGCGGCGCTCACCCGGGCCGCCGCGTTCCGGCCGGACCTGGTCGTACTGGACCTCATGCTGCCGGGTCTGGACGGGCTGGAGGTGTGCCGCAGGCTCCGTGCGGCAGGCCCGGTGCCCGTGATCATGCTGACCGCGCGGGGCGACGAGGACGACCGGATCGCGGGACTGGAACGGGGCGCCGACGACTACGTCACCAAACCGTTCAGCCCGCGCGAGCTGGTCCTGCGGGTCTCCTCCGTGCTGCGGCGCGCGGCGGCGGCCGGAGCCGCGACGGCCCCGGGGCCCGGCGGGGGAGGGGCCCGGCTCACGGCCGCCGGGATCACACTCGATCCGTCCACCCACCGGGCCGCGAAGGACGGGCGCGAACTGGCGCTCACCGTCCGGGAGTTCGACCTGCTCGCGCACTTCCTCCGGCACCCCGGGCAGGCGCACGGGCGGGAGGAGCTGATGCGCGAGGTGTGGGGCTGGGACTTCGGCGACCTGTCGACGGTGACCGTGCACGTACGCCGCCTGCGCGCCAAGGTCGAGGAGGACCCCGGGCGGCCGAAGCTGATCCAGACGGTCTGGGGCGTCGGCTACCGCTTCGAACCGGGCGGGGTGACTGCGGCATGA
- a CDS encoding IS30 family transposase, whose amino-acid sequence MDFKIRENRGPGGGGPLMREREVYLQLMRQGHSNTEACRIVGINVRTGKRWRNGWHSPPWGKPKPPITVEASAPGPSRYLRETDRIHIADRLREKASIRQIAAELGRSPSTVSREIRRNSALWSNGQWVYRPHAAHRRAEQRRPRPKPGKLGQNPDLREFIQQRLELRWSPEQICHALRAVFPDQPEMHVVHETIYQALYVQGRGELRRELTRALRTGRAMRRPHRQSHKRQPRAITGMVMISERPAEVADRAVPGHWEGDLIIGKDGKSAIATLVERSTRYVMLAPLPHDHTAGSTKNALVEAISSLPPHLKRSLTWDQGSEMASHKAFTLATDVPVYFCDPASPWQRGSNENTNGLLRQYFPKGTDLAVHPRNHLDTVAAELNGRPRKTLGWETPAERLAKLLATAS is encoded by the coding sequence ATGGACTTCAAGATCAGAGAGAACCGGGGGCCTGGGGGCGGTGGCCCTCTGATGCGTGAGCGGGAGGTATATCTCCAGCTCATGCGCCAGGGACACAGCAACACGGAAGCGTGCCGGATCGTCGGGATCAACGTGCGGACCGGCAAGCGCTGGCGCAACGGCTGGCACTCGCCGCCGTGGGGGAAGCCGAAGCCTCCGATCACCGTGGAGGCTTCGGCTCCCGGCCCGTCGCGGTATCTCCGGGAGACGGACCGCATCCACATCGCCGACCGGCTACGGGAGAAGGCGTCGATCCGGCAGATAGCCGCCGAGCTGGGCCGCAGCCCCTCGACAGTGAGCCGCGAGATACGCCGCAACAGCGCCTTGTGGTCAAACGGCCAGTGGGTCTACCGGCCACATGCCGCCCACCGTCGGGCCGAACAGCGCAGGCCTCGTCCGAAGCCCGGCAAGCTCGGCCAGAACCCCGACCTGCGCGAGTTCATCCAGCAGCGCCTTGAACTGCGCTGGAGCCCAGAACAGATCTGTCACGCTCTACGGGCCGTCTTCCCCGACCAGCCGGAGATGCACGTGGTCCACGAGACGATCTACCAGGCCCTCTACGTCCAGGGCCGCGGAGAACTCCGTCGGGAACTCACCCGGGCCCTGCGGACCGGGCGGGCCATGCGCCGGCCGCACCGGCAGTCCCACAAGCGCCAGCCCCGTGCGATCACGGGCATGGTGATGATCAGTGAGCGTCCGGCCGAGGTCGCTGACCGGGCCGTTCCCGGCCATTGGGAGGGCGATCTGATCATCGGCAAGGACGGCAAGTCCGCGATCGCCACGCTCGTCGAGCGCAGCACCCGCTACGTGATGCTCGCCCCACTGCCCCACGACCACACTGCGGGCAGCACGAAGAACGCGCTGGTCGAGGCCATATCGTCGCTTCCGCCGCACCTGAAACGATCCCTAACCTGGGACCAGGGCTCGGAGATGGCCTCGCACAAGGCGTTCACCCTAGCCACCGACGTCCCGGTCTACTTCTGTGACCCGGCCAGTCCCTGGCAGCGCGGGTCGAACGAGAACACGAATGGCCTGCTGCGCCAGTACTTCCCCAAAGGCACCGACCTCGCGGTCCACCCCCGCAACCATCTGGACACCGTTGCCGCCGAACTCAACGGCCGCCCACGCAAAACGCTCGGCTGGGAAACCCCGGCCGAGCGCCTCGCTAAGCTCCTGGCCACAGCCAGTTGA
- a CDS encoding glycosyltransferase family 2 protein — protein sequence MSETVTVDVVLPCLNEAEALPWVLARIPDGWRALVVDNGSTDGSAELARALGATVVTESRRGFGAACHAGLLAAEADLVCFCDCDASLDPGLLTGFVAAVAAGEADLVLGRRRPQGRGAWPAHARAGNLALARLLRRRTGLRLRDLGPMRAARREALLGLDLSDRRSGYPLQMVVRAADAGWRIREVDVPYLPRAGKSKVTGTWRGTWQAVRDMSRVLAQPAAAPAAGRAGAGATSGGAGTPSGGGR from the coding sequence GTGAGCGAAACCGTGACGGTAGACGTCGTACTCCCCTGTCTCAACGAGGCCGAGGCCCTGCCCTGGGTCCTCGCGCGCATCCCGGACGGCTGGCGGGCCCTGGTCGTGGACAACGGTTCCACCGACGGCTCCGCCGAGCTCGCGCGGGCCCTCGGCGCGACCGTGGTCACCGAGTCCCGGCGCGGTTTCGGCGCCGCCTGCCACGCCGGGCTGCTCGCCGCCGAGGCGGACCTCGTCTGCTTCTGCGACTGCGACGCCTCGCTGGACCCCGGGCTGCTGACCGGTTTCGTGGCGGCCGTCGCCGCGGGCGAGGCCGATCTGGTGCTCGGCCGGCGCCGTCCGCAGGGCCGCGGCGCCTGGCCCGCGCACGCCCGGGCCGGGAACCTGGCGCTGGCCCGGCTGCTGCGCAGGCGGACCGGACTGCGGCTGCGCGATCTGGGCCCGATGCGGGCCGCGCGCCGGGAGGCCCTGCTCGGGCTGGACCTGTCGGACCGGCGCTCCGGCTACCCGCTGCAGATGGTGGTCCGGGCCGCGGACGCGGGCTGGCGGATCCGGGAGGTGGACGTGCCGTACCTGCCGCGCGCGGGGAAGTCGAAGGTGACGGGCACCTGGCGGGGCACCTGGCAGGCGGTCCGCGACATGAGCCGGGTCCTGGCGCAGCCGGCCGCTGCCCCGGCCGCCGGCCGGGCCGGTGCGGGCGCCACCTCCGGCGGTGCGGGCACGCCCTCCGGCGGTGGGCGATGA
- a CDS encoding chitosanase, protein MFTPHRKRLAVSTLLGAALLAVPVTAHATAAAPTAAPASAEVSAAAVGLDDPAKKDIAMQIVSSAENSSLNWKAQYKYIEDIDDGRGYTAGIIGFCSGTHDMLELVEYYTQIKPGNVLAKYLPALRKVDGSDSHAGLDPNFTKDWVKAASDSDFKKAQNHERDRVYFNPAVKQGKADGVGVLGQFTYYDAIVMHGNGDDSTSFRNIRKRALTKAKPPAQGGNETTWLNAFLDARVWAMKQEEAHSDTSRVDTAQRVWLKKGNLNLNTPLDWKVYGDPFHIG, encoded by the coding sequence GTGTTCACCCCCCACCGCAAGCGACTGGCCGTCAGTACCTTGCTCGGCGCCGCCCTTCTCGCCGTGCCCGTCACCGCCCACGCGACGGCCGCCGCCCCCACCGCGGCACCCGCCTCCGCGGAGGTGTCGGCCGCCGCCGTCGGACTCGACGACCCGGCGAAGAAGGACATCGCCATGCAGATCGTCTCCAGCGCCGAGAACTCCTCGCTGAACTGGAAGGCGCAGTACAAGTACATCGAGGACATAGACGACGGCCGCGGCTACACGGCCGGCATCATCGGCTTCTGTTCCGGCACCCACGACATGCTCGAACTCGTCGAGTACTACACGCAGATCAAGCCGGGCAACGTCCTCGCCAAGTACCTCCCCGCCCTGCGGAAGGTCGACGGCAGCGATTCGCACGCCGGCCTCGACCCCAACTTCACCAAGGACTGGGTGAAGGCGGCCTCCGACTCCGACTTCAAGAAGGCCCAGAACCACGAGCGCGACCGGGTCTACTTCAACCCGGCCGTGAAGCAGGGCAAGGCCGACGGGGTCGGCGTGCTCGGGCAGTTCACCTACTACGACGCCATCGTCATGCACGGCAACGGCGACGACTCCACCAGCTTCCGCAACATCCGCAAGCGCGCCCTGACCAAGGCCAAGCCCCCGGCCCAGGGCGGCAACGAGACCACCTGGCTCAACGCCTTCCTCGACGCCCGGGTCTGGGCGATGAAGCAGGAGGAGGCGCACAGCGACACCAGCCGCGTCGACACGGCCCAGCGGGTGTGGCTCAAGAAGGGCAACCTCAACCTCAACACCCCCCTGGACTGGAAGGTCTACGGGGACCCGTTCCACATCGGCTGA
- a CDS encoding DUF2064 domain-containing protein, producing MSTTTLLVIAKEPVPGRVKTRLTPPFTPAEAAALAEAALADTLAAVAAAPARRRVLVLEGRPGPWLPPGFEVLPQCAGSLDLRLAAAFGACSGPALLIGMDTPQVTPELLDVDWSAYGAWFGPAVDGGFWALGLAVPDPALLRGVPMSVPETGAVQYERLRAAGLRTGRLPVLRDVDTAGDARLVAAEAPAGAFAARLADLTRPVLR from the coding sequence ATGAGCACGACCACCCTGCTGGTGATCGCGAAGGAGCCGGTCCCGGGCCGGGTCAAGACCCGGCTCACCCCGCCGTTCACCCCGGCCGAGGCGGCCGCGCTGGCCGAGGCCGCGCTCGCCGACACCCTCGCCGCCGTGGCCGCGGCCCCCGCCCGGCGCCGGGTCCTGGTCCTGGAGGGCCGGCCCGGCCCGTGGCTGCCGCCCGGCTTCGAGGTGCTCCCGCAGTGCGCCGGGAGCCTGGACCTGCGGCTCGCCGCCGCGTTCGGGGCCTGCAGCGGGCCCGCCCTGCTGATCGGCATGGACACCCCGCAGGTCACGCCGGAGCTGCTGGACGTCGACTGGTCGGCGTACGGGGCCTGGTTCGGGCCCGCCGTCGACGGCGGGTTCTGGGCGCTCGGACTGGCCGTCCCGGACCCCGCACTGCTGCGCGGAGTACCGATGTCGGTCCCCGAGACGGGCGCGGTCCAGTACGAACGGCTGCGTGCGGCCGGGCTGCGCACCGGCCGGCTGCCCGTCCTGCGGGACGTCGACACCGCCGGGGACGCCCGCCTGGTCGCCGCCGAGGCCCCTGCGGGCGCCTTCGCCGCGCGGCTGGCGGACCTCACCCGGCCGGTCCTGCGATGA
- a CDS encoding bifunctional 2-polyprenyl-6-hydroxyphenol methylase/3-demethylubiquinol 3-O-methyltransferase UbiG yields the protein MTTLTSGGARAGGPVTAWSADPYTVALRRGRGPLYLRRGDGWLLPLDVERWCEAPDGADRTVLDRCRGAVLDIGCGPGRLVSALAARGHRALGIDVSPEAVARTARSGAAALHRSVFDTLPGEGRWDTALLIDGNIGIGGDPAALLRRTAEVLAVTGSLIVECAQAEGGADVDERCEVRVADGRGGLGAPFAWARVGPAALARHAAAADWAPAGRWTAAGRAFTLLTRGAAAP from the coding sequence ATGACCACGCTCACCTCGGGCGGGGCGCGGGCCGGCGGTCCGGTCACCGCCTGGTCGGCCGATCCGTACACGGTGGCCCTGCGCCGCGGCCGGGGGCCGCTCTACCTGCGGCGGGGCGACGGGTGGCTGCTCCCGCTGGACGTGGAGCGCTGGTGCGAGGCGCCGGACGGCGCCGACCGGACGGTGCTGGACCGCTGCCGGGGCGCCGTCCTCGACATCGGCTGCGGCCCCGGCCGGCTGGTCTCCGCGCTCGCCGCCCGTGGACACCGGGCCCTGGGCATCGACGTCAGCCCGGAGGCGGTGGCCCGGACCGCCCGCTCGGGCGCCGCCGCCCTGCACCGGTCGGTCTTCGACACCCTTCCCGGCGAAGGCCGTTGGGACACGGCGCTGCTCATCGACGGGAACATCGGCATCGGCGGCGACCCCGCCGCGCTGCTGCGCCGGACGGCCGAGGTGCTCGCGGTGACCGGCTCGCTGATCGTGGAGTGCGCGCAGGCGGAGGGCGGGGCCGACGTGGACGAACGCTGCGAGGTCCGGGTGGCCGACGGCCGCGGCGGCCTCGGGGCGCCGTTCGCCTGGGCCCGCGTGGGCCCGGCGGCCCTGGCCCGGCACGCGGCGGCCGCGGACTGGGCACCGGCGGGCCGGTGGACGGCGGCGGGCCGGGCCTTCACCCTGCTGACGCGCGGGGCCGCAGCCCCTTAG
- a CDS encoding molybdopterin-dependent oxidoreductase, with protein MHDARTATSLGRWLGAAFAVCFLTGLISHYLQHPPGWAADSLPSRPVWGYRLSQGLHIATGLAAIVLLLAKLWTVYPRLFVWPPVRGVRHGLERLSVAVLVASAVLQVFTGLLNIAEWYPWPFGFIQTHFALAWVVTGSLLLHIAVKAPEIRAHWSRRSPGTLQLPSQDGPDRRSLMLGVGAAVGAVTLTTVGQSFTPLKRLDLLAPRHPDHGPQGLPVNRTAAAAGVTERAVRDWRLEVRGPTPFTLTLDQLRALPRAQARLPIACVEGWSVEAHWSGVRIRDLMARAGAPAGAGLRVTSLESGGAYRVMDMGRDYAEDPLTLLALELNGQVLTADHGYPARVIAPNRPGVLQTKWVTLLEVL; from the coding sequence CTGCACGACGCCCGCACCGCCACCTCCCTCGGCCGCTGGCTCGGCGCGGCCTTCGCCGTCTGCTTCCTGACCGGCCTGATCAGCCACTACCTCCAGCACCCGCCCGGCTGGGCCGCGGACTCGCTGCCCAGCCGCCCGGTCTGGGGCTACCGGCTCAGCCAGGGCCTGCACATCGCCACCGGGCTCGCGGCGATCGTGCTGCTCCTGGCGAAACTGTGGACGGTGTACCCGAGGCTGTTCGTGTGGCCCCCGGTGCGCGGTGTCCGGCACGGGCTGGAACGCCTGTCGGTGGCGGTGCTCGTGGCCTCCGCCGTCCTCCAGGTCTTCACCGGACTCCTCAACATCGCCGAGTGGTACCCCTGGCCGTTCGGCTTCATCCAGACGCACTTCGCCCTCGCCTGGGTGGTGACCGGGTCGCTGCTCCTCCACATCGCAGTCAAGGCCCCTGAGATCAGGGCCCATTGGAGCCGCCGTTCCCCCGGAACACTCCAACTGCCCTCCCAGGACGGCCCGGACCGGCGCTCCCTGATGCTCGGCGTCGGCGCGGCCGTCGGAGCCGTCACCCTCACCACCGTCGGGCAGTCCTTCACCCCGCTGAAGCGGCTCGACCTGCTCGCACCCCGGCACCCCGACCACGGACCACAGGGGCTCCCGGTCAACCGCACGGCCGCGGCGGCCGGCGTCACCGAACGGGCGGTACGGGACTGGCGGCTGGAGGTGCGGGGCCCCACCCCCTTCACGCTGACGCTCGATCAACTCCGCGCCCTGCCCCGGGCGCAGGCGCGGCTGCCCATCGCGTGCGTGGAGGGCTGGAGCGTGGAAGCACACTGGAGCGGAGTGCGGATCCGCGACCTGATGGCGCGGGCGGGCGCCCCGGCCGGGGCCGGGCTGAGGGTCACCTCGCTGGAATCGGGCGGCGCGTACCGGGTGATGGACATGGGCCGGGACTACGCCGAGGACCCGCTGACCCTGCTCGCACTGGAACTGAACGGCCAGGTCCTGACCGCCGACCACGGCTACCCGGCGCGCGTCATCGCGCCGAACCGGCCCGGAGTCCTGCAGACCAAATGGGTCACCCTCCTGGAGGTGCTGTGA
- a CDS encoding AraC family transcriptional regulator, which translates to MLERLNQALEHLESRLDQDIDMAEVARIAAVSEYHFRRLFSALAGMPLPVYVRRRRMTLAGAEVLAGELTLLDVAVRYGYGSGEAFARAFRSVHGIGPGEARRTGAVLTAQPRMSFRVVVEGSTTMRYRIVEKEPFRVLGRKARVPLVHDGTNAAATAHVESLDERAVLRMKELAGLEPEGVLSAVVHLTDSREEGAEVDYWVGVVTGPGTSAEELDALDVPAGTWAVFDNHGPYPSALQDLWRDVFTQWFPSNPYTSRPGPELLLTRPVEIGAETGSQLWIPVERGSA; encoded by the coding sequence GTGCTGGAGCGGCTGAACCAGGCGTTGGAGCACCTGGAGTCCCGCCTCGACCAGGACATCGACATGGCCGAGGTGGCCCGGATCGCCGCCGTGTCGGAGTACCACTTCCGCCGGCTGTTCTCCGCGCTCGCCGGGATGCCGCTCCCGGTCTACGTACGGCGCCGGCGGATGACGCTCGCCGGGGCCGAGGTGCTGGCCGGGGAGCTGACGCTGCTCGACGTCGCGGTGCGGTACGGGTACGGCTCGGGCGAGGCGTTCGCCCGGGCGTTCCGATCGGTGCACGGCATCGGGCCGGGCGAGGCCCGGCGCACGGGCGCGGTGCTCACGGCGCAGCCGCGCATGTCCTTCCGCGTCGTCGTCGAAGGAAGCACGACCATGCGGTACCGGATCGTGGAGAAGGAGCCGTTCCGGGTCCTCGGCAGGAAGGCCCGGGTGCCCCTCGTGCACGACGGGACCAACGCGGCCGCCACGGCCCATGTGGAGAGCCTGGACGAGCGGGCGGTCCTCCGGATGAAGGAGCTGGCCGGCCTGGAGCCGGAGGGGGTCCTGTCGGCGGTGGTGCACCTGACCGACAGCCGGGAGGAGGGCGCCGAGGTGGACTACTGGGTCGGTGTGGTGACCGGCCCCGGCACGAGCGCCGAGGAGCTCGACGCCCTCGACGTGCCGGCCGGGACCTGGGCGGTCTTCGACAACCACGGGCCCTACCCGAGCGCCCTCCAGGATCTGTGGCGCGACGTGTTCACCCAGTGGTTCCCCTCGAACCCGTACACGAGCCGGCCGGGTCCGGAGCTCCTGCTGACGCGGCCGGTGGAGATCGGCGCGGAGACCGGCTCCCAGCTGTGGATCCCGGTCGAGCGGGGCAGCGCCTGA
- a CDS encoding glycosyltransferase family 87 protein codes for MDHPRARTLLTVLLLAALTAVLVPAVREEGYFADPARLTWWYAAAWTLFGTAAWSLRRVPERYVVPLVLAGALAVCAAGLAGPPLTSTDSFRYAWDGRVQAAGISPYDHTPADPALRTLRDDWLFPRGAAACAGPDRVGIEPGVCTRINRPAVHTVYPPVAEGWFGLVHALSPAGVRHKALQTGGALLALAVTGALLLVQRRRGARPRTAAYWAWCPAVAVEAVNNAHVDVLAVLLSVAALGVVVRRRAPGGALFGLAIAAKLLPAVLLPGALAGVRRWRDAAALLLPAAAVVGLAYLPYVLASRASVFGYLGGYAEEEGYEDPGAGGRYALLRLVLPDSWSVPAVAVGMLAVTAYVWRRGDPRQPWSAALLVTGTAFLLMTPGYSWYALLLIALVALDGRAEWLGVAVAGAAAYVSVRALGGATIPVAYGLAGAAVLVGWVLRRRAAARGGRGVAPGPPPHAPRSGQPMWNGSP; via the coding sequence ATGGACCACCCCCGCGCCCGGACCCTCCTCACCGTGCTGCTGCTCGCCGCGCTGACCGCCGTTCTCGTGCCCGCCGTGCGCGAGGAGGGCTACTTCGCCGACCCGGCGCGGCTCACCTGGTGGTACGCGGCCGCCTGGACGCTGTTCGGCACGGCCGCCTGGTCGCTGCGGCGGGTGCCGGAGCGGTACGTGGTCCCGCTCGTGCTGGCGGGTGCGCTGGCCGTCTGCGCGGCGGGGCTCGCCGGGCCGCCGCTGACCAGCACCGATTCCTTCCGCTACGCCTGGGACGGGCGGGTGCAGGCCGCCGGGATCTCCCCGTACGACCACACCCCCGCCGATCCGGCGCTGCGCACCCTGCGCGACGACTGGCTGTTCCCGCGCGGCGCGGCCGCCTGCGCAGGGCCCGACCGGGTGGGCATCGAGCCGGGGGTGTGCACCCGCATCAACCGGCCCGCCGTCCACACCGTCTACCCGCCCGTCGCGGAGGGGTGGTTCGGGCTGGTCCACGCCCTGTCCCCGGCGGGCGTGCGGCACAAGGCCCTGCAGACCGGAGGGGCCCTGCTGGCGCTCGCCGTCACCGGGGCGCTGCTGCTGGTCCAGCGCCGCCGGGGCGCGCGGCCGCGTACCGCCGCGTACTGGGCCTGGTGTCCGGCGGTGGCGGTGGAGGCGGTGAACAACGCGCACGTGGACGTGCTCGCCGTCCTGCTGTCGGTGGCGGCACTGGGGGTGGTGGTGCGCCGACGCGCGCCCGGCGGCGCCCTGTTCGGGCTGGCGATCGCGGCGAAGCTGCTGCCCGCCGTGCTGCTGCCGGGCGCGCTGGCCGGCGTACGGCGGTGGCGGGACGCGGCGGCGCTGCTGCTGCCCGCGGCCGCGGTGGTGGGCCTGGCCTACCTGCCGTACGTGCTGGCCTCGCGCGCATCGGTCTTCGGCTACCTGGGCGGCTACGCCGAGGAGGAGGGGTACGAGGACCCGGGCGCGGGCGGCCGCTACGCGCTGCTGCGCCTCGTGCTCCCGGACTCCTGGTCGGTGCCCGCGGTCGCGGTCGGGATGCTGGCGGTGACGGCGTACGTCTGGCGGCGCGGGGATCCGCGGCAGCCGTGGAGCGCGGCGCTGCTGGTGACGGGCACGGCGTTCCTGCTGATGACCCCGGGGTACTCCTGGTACGCGCTGCTGCTGATCGCGCTGGTGGCGCTGGACGGCCGCGCCGAGTGGCTGGGGGTGGCGGTCGCGGGGGCGGCGGCGTACGTCTCGGTGCGCGCGCTGGGCGGGGCGACGATCCCGGTGGCGTACGGGCTGGCGGGCGCGGCCGTGCTCGTGGGGTGGGTGCTGCGGCGGCGGGCGGCGGCCCGGGGAGGGAGGGGAGTTGCCCCCGGGCCGCCGCCTCATGCTCCTCGGAGCGGTCAGCCGATGTGGAACGGGTCCCCGTAG
- a CDS encoding serine hydrolase domain-containing protein, giving the protein MNDIKGYCEPRFGAVHEALAGLLAKEDVGASAAVYLDGEPVVDLWGGYADADRSVGWEGSTLACVNSTTKNMTALCALILADRGLLDLSAPVAAYWPEFAAAGKEGVLVRHVLSHTAGLPDLPGLGSVAELYDWEAVTAGLAAQAPAWEPGTAAGYHALTFGFLVGEIVRRITGRGVGAFFAEEVAGPLGADFHIGLPAEHDHRVAPLIPPPSLTDAYAASAPPGPDGAPRETTGVAVRVRDVNAPAWRRAQIPAVNGYGNARSVALVQSVLANRGTAGGVRLLSARGCEPAWQEVFSGADRVLGTPMAWTAGFGKFGNTFGWGGWGGSLVVSDPEARMTVAYVMNQMIDRERQQDDRGMEIVMAAYGGLH; this is encoded by the coding sequence ATGAACGACATTAAGGGATATTGCGAGCCGCGGTTCGGCGCGGTCCACGAGGCACTTGCGGGGCTGCTCGCCAAGGAGGACGTGGGCGCCTCGGCGGCCGTCTACCTCGACGGCGAGCCGGTGGTCGACCTCTGGGGCGGGTACGCCGATGCGGACCGTTCCGTCGGCTGGGAGGGCTCCACCCTCGCCTGCGTGAACTCGACGACCAAGAACATGACGGCCCTGTGCGCGCTGATCCTGGCCGACCGTGGCCTGCTCGACCTGTCCGCGCCGGTCGCCGCCTACTGGCCCGAGTTCGCCGCGGCGGGCAAGGAGGGCGTGCTGGTACGGCACGTGCTGTCGCACACCGCGGGGCTGCCGGACCTGCCCGGGCTGGGGTCGGTCGCGGAGCTGTACGACTGGGAGGCCGTGACGGCGGGGCTGGCCGCGCAGGCGCCCGCATGGGAACCGGGAACGGCCGCCGGCTATCACGCGCTCACCTTCGGGTTCCTCGTGGGCGAGATCGTCCGGCGCATCACCGGGCGCGGTGTCGGTGCGTTCTTCGCGGAGGAAGTGGCCGGGCCGCTGGGCGCGGATTTCCACATCGGGCTCCCCGCGGAGCACGACCACCGCGTCGCACCGCTGATCCCGCCGCCGTCGCTGACCGACGCGTACGCCGCCAGCGCGCCGCCCGGACCGGACGGCGCACCCCGGGAGACCACCGGTGTCGCCGTCCGGGTCCGGGACGTCAACGCGCCGGCCTGGCGCCGTGCGCAGATCCCCGCGGTCAACGGCTACGGCAACGCCCGCTCCGTCGCCCTGGTCCAGTCGGTCCTGGCGAACCGGGGAACGGCCGGTGGGGTGAGGCTGCTGTCTGCGCGGGGGTGCGAGCCCGCCTGGCAGGAGGTGTTCAGCGGTGCGGACCGCGTGCTGGGGACGCCGATGGCCTGGACGGCGGGCTTCGGGAAGTTCGGCAACACCTTCGGCTGGGGCGGCTGGGGAGGTTCGCTCGTCGTGAGCGATCCCGAGGCACGGATGACGGTGGCCTACGTCATGAACCAGATGATCGACCGGGAGCGGCAGCAGGACGACCGCGGCATGGAGATCGTCATGGCCGCGTACGGCGGACTGCACTGA